The Coffea eugenioides isolate CCC68of chromosome 8, Ceug_1.0, whole genome shotgun sequence genome has a segment encoding these proteins:
- the LOC113779900 gene encoding RING-H2 finger protein ATL52-like, which produces MGSMASPEPWVAYTNTKDCSQGFCSVYCQQWCYKEFPPPPPFEFPHASAGICFPPFVIAIIGILGSALLLVSYYAIVSRYCKKRDSSRRRETHFPIVESVENQHPSNHEPWIVSSGNGLDEALIKSITLLKYKKGDGLIEGTDCSVCLSEFQDDESLRLLPNCSHAFHVMCIDTWFKSHSNCPLCRANIAFANASSPPQLPPVMESPPGNESTLHSDHEIENVASEEDLEMGIREAESQNDITRISTRQATNLATSGDHSRLSGVTIEECEKITRSVSMDCTSQRRLSLADVLQIDQDEEGQSMEKITLRDDVGTSKQPHVDMIRSSNRNIVLHCVSSPAILKKPFSSARFLFTNAGREGMN; this is translated from the coding sequence ATGGGTTCTATGGCCAGCCCAGAACCTTGGGTTGCTTACACAAACACCAAAGATTGTTCTCAGGGTTTTTGTAGTGTTTACTGCCAACAATGGTGCTATAAGGAATTCCCTCCTCCACCTCCCTTTGAATTCCCTCATGCAAGTGCTGGAATTTGCTTTCCACCTTTTGTTATTGCCATTATAGGCATTTTGGGAAGTGCTTTGCTTCTTGTGAGTTACTATGCAATAGTTTCCAGGTATTGCAAGAAGAGAGATTCCTCCAGAAGGAGAGAAACTCACTTCCCAATTGTGGAATCAGTGGAGAATCAACATCCTTCAAACCATGAGCCCTGGATTGTTTCTTCTGGCAATGGCTTAGATGAGGCTCTGATCAAGTCAATTACACtgctcaagtacaagaaaggaGATGGCCTAATTGAAGGGACAGATTGCTCGGTTTGTCTAAGTGAATTTCAAGATGATGAAAGCTTGAGGCTTTTACCAAATTGCAGCCATGCTTTTCATGTAATGTGCATTGATACTTGGTTCAAATCTCACTCGAATTGTCCATTATGCCGTGCAAACATTGCTTTTGCCAATGCTTCTTCTCCTCCTCAATTGCCTCCTGTGATGGAATCTCCACCAGGCAATGAGTCCACATTGCATAGCGATCACGAGATTGAGAATGTAGCTTCTGAAGAAGACTTGGAGATGGGAATCAGGGAAGCAGAATCACAGAATGACATCACGAGAATTTCCACCAGACAGGCTACCAATTTGGCCACTTCAGGTGATCACAGCAGACTAAGTGGCGTTACAATTGAAGAATGCGAAAAAATAACAAGATCAGTGTCTATGGATTGCACAAGTCAGAGGCGATTATCGTTAGCTGATGTTTTGCAGATTGATCAGGACGAAGAAGGTCAATCAATGGAAAAGATCACGCTTAGAGATGATGTTGGGACATCAAAACAACCACATGTAGATATGATCAGGTCTAGCAATAGGAATATAGTGTTGCATTGTGTCTCAAGCCCTGCTATTCTGAAGAAACCATTTTCGAGTGCtagatttcttttcacaaaCGCTGGAAGGGAAGGCATGAACTAA
- the LOC113779750 gene encoding protein TOO MANY MOUTHS-like, whose protein sequence is MINSSGKSVHLCNMDKFSSLMETHLLLILVCIPLGRSLTVTVPDSSSPSALVDGPQTAFTVNNNGARTDIREQEAVYDIMRATGNDWATDIPDICRGRWHGIECMPDKDNVYHVVSLSFGALSDDTAFPTCDIAKSFISPSITKLPHLRTLFFYRCLTNNPQPIPSFLGRLGKSLQTLVLRENGLVGPIPNELGNLTRLKVLDLHKNELNGSIPGSLGRITGLRSLDLSGNQLSGLIPDLSFPQLNVLDLNQNHLVGSIPTTLMNCPSLIKLDMSRNCLSGPIPESISGLENLILVDLSYNSIAGPLPASLKELNFLQALILNGNPTMSTTIPSSIFDGLKDLMVLILSENNLQGIIPESLGRLRKIRVIHLDGNKLNGSIPASFGDLNDLSELRLDNNLLMGPVPFNRDMVWRMRRKLRLNNNSGLCYDTKSGLGDDLAAQSDSVIGICEASKYGMVTKTVRHISTIDGTELGLLGTKSAGRVQKPAVACFMLLQLANFLLFAVYVM, encoded by the coding sequence ATGATCAATTCCTCCGGAAAATCTGTCCATCTATGCAACATGGATAAGTTTTCCTCGCTCATGGAAACTCATCTGCTGCTCATCTTAGTATGCATTCCTCTGGGCAGGTCCTTGACGGTGACCGTGCCCGATTCCAGCTCGCCATCAGCCCTAGTCGACGGCCCACAAACTGCATTCACCGTGAACAACAATGGTGCTCGGACAGATATCCGCGAACAAGAAGCAGTTTACGACATCATGCGAGCCACCGGGAATGATTGGGCCACCGATATACCGGACATTTGTCGCGGCCGGTGGCACGGGATCGAGTGCATGCCGGACAAAGACAATGTGTATCATGTAGTGTCCCTTTCCTTCGGTGCGTTGTCTGATGATACTGCATTTCCAACTTGTGACATAGCCAAATCCTTCATTTCACCTTCCATCACAAAACTCCCACACCTGAGGACTTTGTTCTTCTATCGCTGTCTTACTAACAATCCTCAGCCCATCCCATCATTTTTGGGCCGGTTGGGAAAAAGCCTACAGACTTTGGTCCTAAGGGAGAATGGCCTTGTTGGGCCCATCCCAAATGAGTTGGGAAATCTCACCCGTTTGAAAGTGCTTGATCTTCACAAGAATGAGTTAAACGGTTCGATACCCGGTTCACTTGGCCGGATCACCGGTCTAAGGTCGTTGGATTTGAGTGGAAACCAACTCAGCGGTCTGATTCCTGACCTAAGCTTCCCTCAATTGAATGTGCTAGACctcaaccaaaatcatcttGTCGGTTCAATTCCCACCACTCTCATGAATTGTCCTTCACTGATAAAATTGGACATGAGCCGTAATTGCCTATCCGGTCCAATCCCCGAGTCAATTAGCGGTCTAGAGAACCTAATTCTCGTAGACTTGAGCTACAATAGTATCGCCGGTCCACTTCCAGCGTCTCTGAAAGAATTGAATTTCCTTCAAGCTTTGATACTCAACGGCAACCCGACCATGTCCACCACAATCCCAAGCTCCATATTTGATGGTCTGAAGGACTTAATGGTTCTAATATTATCCGAAAACAATTTGCAGGGAATAATACCCGAGTCACTCGGCCGGTTGAGAAAGATTCGAGTTATCCATCTTGATGGGAATAAGTTGAATGGTTCAATTCCAGCGAGTTTTGGGGACCTGAATGACCTCAGTGAGCTAAGGCTAGACAATAATTTGTTAATGGGACCTGTCCCATTTAATAGAGACATGGTTTGGAGGATGAGAAGAAAATTGAGGCTCAACAATAACTCTGGTCTATGTTATGATACGAAAAGTGGGCTTGGAGATGATCTTGCTGCACAATCTGATTCGGTCATTGGAATTTGTGAGGCATCCAAATATGGAATGGTAACAAAAACCGTCCGACATATTTCTACTATTGATGGAACAGAGTTGGGGCTGTTAGGTACCAAATCAGCTGGTAGAGTTCAGAAGCCTGCAGTCGCTTGTTTCATGCTGCTACAACTTGCGAATTTTCTTCTGTTTGCTGTTTATGTAATGTGA